A window of the Dyadobacter pollutisoli genome harbors these coding sequences:
- a CDS encoding ABC transporter permease — protein MIRNYFKIAFRILLKNKGYSAINIGGLSVGMAVATLIGLWVFDELSFDKSHKNYDRVAQVRQFVKFDVEKAMYDVMPIPLAEELRSKYAEFESVSLSKERTHILVSGEKKFSKTGNAVEPAFADIMSVKMLAGTRAGLNEVNSILLSGSLAKAFFGNENPINKLIKIDNKQTVRVTGVYEDFPENSSFKEAHFLTPWRLLIAMDAGAKRSQDQWDENNFQIYTQLKDGADFELVSGKIRDIRVNRADPPGYKPEFFLHPMRDWHLRSDFKDGKQVGGLIEFVWLFGTIGFFVLLLACINFMNLSTARSEKRAKEVGIRKAIGSMRGQLVNQFFSESMLVVALSFVISLLLSSLALSFFNEVAEKNISIPWSNPLFWVVGVGFSLITGVISGSYPAIYLSSFQPLKVLKGTVRAGRFAAIPRQVLVVLQFTVSVTLIIGTIVVFRQIQFAKNRPVGYSRNGLIEVSMNTPELYGHYDALRNDLLNTGGVREMSESYGSVTVQYGGTTNVSWEGKAHGTQPLIMSNFVTHDFGKTIGWKMAQGRDFSRAFSADSAAIIINESAVKLMGFKKPLESFVTWNGRPYKVIGVTQNMIKENPFSPTNPSFFLLNYKNVSVINISLAPDKSTSESLGKVQEVFAKYNPSSPFVYDFVDQQYAKKFGEEERIGKLTVFFAVLAVFISCLGLFGLASFVAEQRVKEIGIRKVLGASVANLWQMLSTDFVVLIIISCVIAGPVAWYFMNGWLQNYAYHDELSWWIFAATGLGALIVTLLTVSYQAIRAALLDPVKSLRSE, from the coding sequence ATGATCAGAAATTACTTTAAAATCGCTTTTCGGATCCTTTTGAAAAATAAGGGGTATTCGGCCATTAACATAGGAGGGTTGTCCGTCGGGATGGCCGTCGCGACATTGATCGGACTATGGGTTTTCGATGAATTGTCATTTGATAAAAGCCACAAAAACTATGACAGGGTCGCCCAGGTGAGGCAGTTTGTCAAGTTTGATGTGGAAAAAGCTATGTATGATGTGATGCCGATCCCGCTGGCGGAAGAGCTTCGCAGCAAGTATGCGGAATTCGAGTCGGTTAGTTTATCCAAAGAACGGACACACATTTTAGTGTCCGGCGAGAAGAAATTTTCAAAAACCGGTAATGCGGTTGAACCTGCTTTTGCCGATATTATGTCGGTGAAAATGCTGGCAGGCACCAGGGCTGGCCTCAATGAGGTCAACTCCATTCTGTTGTCCGGATCATTGGCCAAGGCTTTTTTTGGAAATGAAAATCCAATTAATAAACTGATCAAAATTGACAACAAACAGACCGTCAGGGTTACGGGCGTTTATGAGGATTTTCCTGAAAACAGCTCGTTTAAAGAAGCCCATTTCCTGACTCCCTGGCGGCTGCTGATCGCCATGGACGCCGGGGCAAAGCGTTCGCAGGATCAATGGGATGAAAATAACTTTCAGATTTACACTCAGCTCAAAGACGGCGCCGACTTTGAGCTGGTGTCGGGCAAGATCAGGGATATCCGCGTCAACCGCGCGGACCCGCCGGGGTATAAGCCTGAGTTTTTTCTGCACCCCATGCGCGACTGGCATTTGCGGTCTGACTTCAAGGATGGAAAGCAGGTTGGAGGGCTGATTGAGTTTGTCTGGCTGTTTGGTACCATTGGCTTTTTTGTATTGCTGCTGGCCTGTATCAATTTCATGAACCTGAGCACGGCACGTTCCGAAAAACGGGCCAAAGAAGTCGGTATCAGAAAAGCGATAGGCTCCATGCGAGGCCAGCTGGTCAATCAGTTTTTCAGCGAATCCATGCTGGTGGTGGCGCTTTCTTTTGTCATTTCATTGTTGCTGTCGTCCCTCGCGTTATCATTTTTCAATGAAGTCGCCGAGAAAAATATTTCGATACCGTGGTCTAATCCATTGTTTTGGGTCGTCGGAGTTGGATTCAGTCTGATCACCGGTGTCATTTCCGGAAGCTATCCAGCGATTTATCTATCGTCTTTCCAGCCGTTAAAAGTACTGAAAGGAACCGTTCGCGCCGGTCGTTTCGCAGCGATTCCGCGACAGGTACTGGTGGTTTTGCAGTTCACAGTATCCGTTACATTGATCATCGGTACCATTGTGGTGTTCCGCCAGATCCAGTTTGCCAAGAACCGCCCGGTAGGATACTCGCGTAACGGATTAATTGAGGTGAGCATGAACACGCCGGAGCTTTACGGACATTACGACGCCCTACGCAATGATCTGCTGAACACGGGCGGCGTGCGCGAAATGTCGGAGTCTTATGGTTCCGTCACTGTCCAGTACGGCGGTACTACCAATGTTTCGTGGGAGGGGAAAGCGCATGGCACGCAGCCATTAATCATGAGCAATTTTGTGACACACGACTTCGGAAAAACGATCGGCTGGAAAATGGCGCAGGGAAGGGATTTTTCAAGAGCATTCTCAGCTGATTCGGCAGCTATCATTATCAATGAGTCTGCCGTCAAGCTCATGGGTTTCAAAAAACCACTGGAATCTTTTGTTACCTGGAACGGCAGACCCTATAAAGTGATCGGTGTGACGCAAAATATGATCAAGGAAAATCCATTCTCACCTACCAATCCGTCCTTTTTTCTGTTGAATTATAAGAATGTGAGCGTCATTAATATCAGCCTCGCACCTGATAAAAGTACGAGTGAATCACTGGGCAAAGTGCAGGAGGTTTTCGCAAAATATAATCCGAGCAGTCCATTTGTTTACGATTTCGTAGATCAACAATATGCCAAAAAATTCGGAGAAGAGGAGCGGATAGGCAAGCTGACAGTTTTCTTCGCCGTACTGGCAGTGTTCATTTCCTGCCTGGGCTTGTTTGGTCTGGCCTCTTTTGTGGCTGAGCAACGAGTTAAAGAAATCGGGATCCGCAAAGTGTTGGGTGCATCTGTCGCCAACTTATGGCAAATGCTGTCGACTGACTTTGTCGTGCTGATCATCATATCCTGCGTGATCGCCGGGCCGGTCGCCTGGTACTTCATGAATGGCTGGCTGCAAAATTACGCCTATCATGACGAGCTTTCCTGGTGGATCTTCGCCGCGACAGGATTAGGAGCATTGATTGTGACATTGTTGACTGTCAGTTATCAGGCGATCAGGGCCGCATTACTGGATCCTGTGAAAAGTCTGCGAAGCGAGTGA
- a CDS encoding ABC transporter permease, whose protein sequence is MLRNSLKLSFRNLLKNKVYSGINISGLAIGMAGAIIIFQLVSYHLGVDRYHRNAARTYRVVVDLHLEDGSVEKEKGSAYLLHETLKKEYGDVESASYLAQKELTIAIGNTNPKKFLEKENAAFTNPDFFKIFDYQWLSGNAAVLNAPNTAVLTERYARKYFGKSNPVGQYIRVNNQENVVVAGIVKDYPELTDFKKDIFVSLPTLKKLVPEYGYQDWGWIDSGRETYITLRSAEDRAAFEKQMPAFSKRYYGADSKVFHYHLQGLADVHFNVDYGGKIKYSTIIMLGSVGLLLVLIACFNFINLSTAQAFKRGKEVGVRKVLGVSQAQVFWLFIQETALFTIIAFVLAIALAGMMAMLLTDWLGIHIQSSDLTDIGFVIFILILLVFVVAMAGFYPAVMISNFNPLLAIKGLAGQHVNGHFPIRKGLVVVQFAISFVMIAVSMVIILQSRYLKNKDLGVDKDLVVHINLPDAESGKIATFTNEVMRLKDVASVSFFRTPPSAQLGSGGSIKFENRDWEKFVARSRVADNNYVKTYGLKLVAGRNLAASDTLRELLINQKLVKALGLKSPDEALNRRLLVGDADKTGVIVGVLSDFNNSDLYTEIEPTVIFSMLKRYRQAGVKLAHLGPGTIQDIERVWSKQFPDQVFQHSFYDDEIARFYQREELTSRLTSLFALLSVFLSCLGLFGLAVFSIEQRTKEIGVRKVLGASVMSITGLLSKDFLRLVLIAIVIASPAAYYFMDKWLQDFAFRIDIEWWIFAISALVAAGIALLTVSFHSVKAALMNPVESLKSD, encoded by the coding sequence ATGCTTCGAAACTCTCTTAAACTCTCCTTCCGCAACCTTCTTAAAAACAAGGTTTATTCGGGTATCAATATTTCAGGGCTCGCTATTGGGATGGCGGGGGCGATCATTATTTTTCAGCTGGTTTCTTATCATCTTGGGGTAGACCGTTACCACCGGAATGCAGCGCGAACCTATCGTGTGGTGGTGGATCTGCATCTGGAAGACGGCTCCGTTGAAAAAGAAAAGGGATCGGCATACCTGCTTCATGAAACGCTTAAAAAAGAGTATGGCGACGTGGAAAGTGCCAGCTACCTCGCCCAAAAGGAGCTGACCATAGCGATCGGAAATACAAACCCGAAGAAGTTTCTCGAAAAGGAGAACGCGGCTTTTACTAACCCTGATTTTTTTAAAATATTCGATTATCAATGGCTGAGTGGCAATGCGGCTGTTTTGAATGCGCCCAATACAGCCGTGCTGACGGAACGCTATGCACGGAAATATTTTGGAAAAAGTAATCCGGTAGGACAGTATATCAGGGTCAATAACCAGGAAAATGTAGTAGTAGCAGGAATTGTGAAGGACTACCCGGAGCTGACGGATTTTAAAAAGGACATCTTCGTGTCACTTCCTACATTGAAAAAACTGGTCCCGGAATACGGTTACCAGGACTGGGGCTGGATCGACAGTGGTCGCGAAACGTACATTACCCTGCGTTCCGCTGAGGATAGGGCGGCGTTCGAAAAGCAAATGCCAGCCTTTTCGAAAAGATACTACGGCGCTGACAGCAAAGTGTTTCATTATCATTTGCAAGGGCTGGCCGATGTCCATTTTAATGTTGACTACGGCGGAAAAATCAAGTACTCGACGATCATTATGCTGGGCTCAGTCGGGTTATTACTTGTTTTGATTGCCTGTTTCAATTTTATTAATCTTTCCACAGCGCAGGCTTTTAAAAGAGGAAAAGAAGTGGGCGTGCGAAAAGTGCTGGGTGTTTCGCAGGCGCAGGTTTTCTGGCTATTTATTCAGGAAACAGCCCTTTTTACTATCATAGCATTTGTTTTGGCCATTGCGCTGGCGGGTATGATGGCTATGCTACTCACCGATTGGCTTGGCATACACATTCAAAGCAGCGACCTCACGGACATTGGATTTGTGATATTCATTCTCATTTTGCTGGTTTTCGTGGTCGCCATGGCCGGGTTTTATCCTGCGGTCATGATATCGAATTTCAACCCGCTGCTCGCGATCAAGGGTTTGGCAGGGCAGCATGTGAACGGGCATTTTCCTATCAGAAAAGGCCTGGTGGTTGTCCAATTTGCGATCTCATTTGTCATGATCGCGGTTTCAATGGTCATTATTCTTCAATCCCGGTATCTCAAAAACAAAGACCTGGGTGTGGATAAGGACCTGGTTGTGCATATCAATCTTCCTGACGCGGAATCCGGTAAGATCGCAACATTCACAAATGAGGTGATGCGGTTGAAGGATGTGGCTTCCGTTTCTTTTTTCAGGACGCCGCCTTCCGCCCAGCTGGGCAGCGGAGGCAGTATTAAATTTGAGAACCGGGACTGGGAAAAATTCGTAGCCAGATCCAGGGTCGCAGATAACAACTATGTCAAAACTTATGGATTAAAATTGGTAGCAGGACGGAATCTGGCCGCCTCTGACACATTGCGTGAACTGCTGATTAACCAAAAGCTAGTCAAAGCGTTGGGCCTGAAATCGCCGGACGAAGCATTGAACCGACGGTTGCTCGTCGGGGATGCCGATAAAACCGGCGTGATAGTAGGCGTGCTCTCCGATTTCAATAACTCGGATCTGTACACCGAAATTGAGCCGACCGTAATTTTTTCAATGCTGAAACGATACAGGCAAGCCGGCGTCAAACTGGCACATTTGGGCCCCGGTACCATTCAGGATATTGAAAGGGTATGGTCAAAACAATTCCCCGATCAGGTATTTCAGCATAGCTTTTACGACGATGAAATCGCCCGTTTTTACCAAAGAGAGGAATTGACCTCACGCCTGACTTCCCTGTTTGCATTGTTGTCCGTGTTTCTTTCCTGCCTCGGGCTGTTCGGTCTGGCGGTTTTCTCCATTGAGCAACGGACGAAAGAGATTGGTGTGCGCAAGGTATTGGGCGCGTCGGTGATGAGTATCACAGGTTTATTGTCCAAAGATTTCCTGCGGCTGGTGCTCATCGCCATTGTCATCGCAAGTCCCGCAGCTTATTATTTTATGGATAAGTGGTTGCAGGACTTCGCATTCCGCATCGACATTGAATGGTGGATTTTTGCCATTTCCGCCTTGGTTGCAGCCGGTATAGCATTGCTCACAGTTAGCTTTCATAGCGTCAAAGCGGCATTGATGAATCCGGTGGAGAGTTTGAAGAGTGACTAG
- a CDS encoding ABC transporter permease yields the protein MFKNYLTIAFRNLYKNKGYSAINIGGLAMGMAVAIMIGLWIHDEFAFDKYHQNYDRIAKVMQTGNFEGQIFHGEYMPAPMGNELRAQYKDDFKYVIMSSFNGEHILANGSNKFTRKGNYLSAEAPEMFSLKMLKGTRAGLKDQASVMLSASVAKALFGATEPMDKIIKLDNKHDVRVTGVYEDLPYNTEFRDLSFIVPWDLYVNTQDWVKKAIDNAEWNNNSWQVLAQISDKADFENVSNKIKDIKLKHAPETAFFKPQVYLLPMSRWHLYSGWDKNGNLDGRIQYVWLFGIIGIFVLLLASINFMNLSTARSEKRAKEVGIRKAIGSMRSQLINQFLSESMMVAALAFVLSLLLVVVLLPVFNEVADKQMSILWTSPWFWLAGIAFSLVTGMISGSYPAFYLSAFQPVKVLKGVARVGRYAAIPRKVLVVLQFTVSVTLIIGTIIVFKQIQHAKNRPIGYDRNGLITVNINTPELYSHYNVLRESLLKTGAVIEMSTSSSPTTDVNSSNGGFQWEGKDPNFKETFGTIAVTHDFGKTVGWQFVAGRDFSRQFSTDSSGMVLNESALKYMKMKHPSDIIGKTVKWNDTPYTVVGVIRDMVMDSPFKPAYPTLFMVNYDWANFINIKLNPALPARESLHKVEAVFKTINPGSPFDYKFSDEQYAAKFATEERIATLASTFAILAIVISCLGLFGLASFTAEQRTKEIGVRKVLGASVANLWALLSGDFVVLVVISCVISAPVAYYFLNGWLLKYEYRTNISWWIFVSAAVGAILITLLTVSYQAIRAALMNPVKSLRSE from the coding sequence ATGTTCAAAAACTATCTAACAATCGCCTTTCGAAACCTTTACAAGAATAAAGGTTATTCCGCGATCAACATTGGAGGTCTTGCGATGGGAATGGCCGTTGCGATCATGATTGGCCTCTGGATCCACGACGAGTTTGCTTTTGATAAGTACCATCAAAATTATGACCGGATTGCGAAAGTAATGCAGACCGGCAATTTCGAAGGACAGATCTTTCATGGAGAGTACATGCCCGCGCCGATGGGAAATGAGTTGCGGGCCCAGTATAAGGATGATTTCAAATATGTGATCATGTCGTCCTTTAATGGGGAGCACATTCTGGCCAATGGTAGCAACAAATTCACCCGGAAGGGCAACTACCTGAGTGCCGAAGCGCCTGAAATGTTTTCGCTGAAAATGTTGAAAGGAACGCGGGCGGGGTTAAAAGACCAGGCGTCGGTTATGCTGTCGGCCTCGGTTGCCAAAGCGCTTTTTGGTGCCACCGAGCCGATGGACAAGATCATCAAACTGGATAATAAACATGATGTCCGCGTTACGGGCGTTTATGAAGACCTTCCATACAATACCGAATTCCGCGACCTCAGCTTCATCGTGCCCTGGGATCTTTACGTGAACACGCAGGATTGGGTGAAAAAAGCCATCGACAATGCGGAATGGAACAATAATTCCTGGCAGGTATTGGCTCAGATCAGTGACAAGGCTGACTTTGAAAATGTTTCGAACAAAATCAAGGACATTAAACTGAAGCATGCCCCGGAAACGGCTTTCTTCAAGCCTCAGGTATATTTGTTGCCCATGAGCCGATGGCATTTGTATTCGGGATGGGACAAAAATGGTAACCTTGATGGCCGCATTCAGTATGTATGGCTTTTTGGAATAATAGGCATTTTCGTATTGCTGCTGGCATCGATCAACTTTATGAACCTGAGCACCGCGCGGTCCGAAAAGCGGGCAAAAGAAGTGGGTATCCGCAAAGCGATCGGTTCCATGCGCAGCCAGCTGATCAACCAGTTTCTGAGCGAATCCATGATGGTAGCAGCATTGGCGTTTGTGTTGTCGCTGCTGCTGGTCGTGGTACTGCTGCCGGTTTTCAATGAAGTTGCGGACAAGCAAATGAGCATTTTGTGGACAAGTCCATGGTTCTGGCTGGCTGGGATTGCTTTTTCTCTGGTTACCGGGATGATTTCGGGAAGTTATCCGGCATTCTATCTGTCGGCATTTCAACCGGTGAAAGTTTTGAAAGGTGTGGCGCGCGTGGGCCGGTACGCCGCTATCCCCAGGAAAGTGCTCGTCGTTTTGCAGTTTACAGTTTCTGTGACATTGATTATCGGGACTATCATTGTTTTTAAGCAAATACAACATGCCAAGAACAGGCCGATCGGCTACGACCGTAACGGGCTGATCACGGTGAATATAAACACGCCTGAGTTGTACAGTCACTATAATGTACTACGGGAAAGCCTGCTGAAAACCGGGGCCGTTATCGAAATGTCAACTTCATCCTCTCCTACTACCGATGTAAATTCTTCCAATGGTGGATTTCAATGGGAAGGCAAGGATCCTAACTTCAAGGAGACCTTTGGTACCATCGCTGTGACGCATGATTTTGGAAAAACGGTTGGCTGGCAGTTTGTAGCAGGCAGGGATTTTTCAAGACAATTTTCTACGGATTCTTCCGGCATGGTACTGAACGAATCTGCCCTTAAATACATGAAAATGAAACATCCGTCCGACATCATTGGCAAGACGGTGAAATGGAACGACACGCCTTATACCGTGGTTGGGGTGATCAGGGATATGGTGATGGATTCTCCATTTAAACCGGCTTATCCTACACTGTTCATGGTGAACTATGATTGGGCTAATTTTATCAATATCAAATTGAACCCTGCATTACCAGCCAGGGAATCTTTGCATAAAGTGGAAGCGGTTTTCAAAACGATCAATCCAGGCAGTCCATTCGATTACAAATTTTCGGATGAACAGTATGCGGCCAAATTTGCAACCGAGGAACGTATCGCCACGCTGGCGTCCACGTTCGCGATCCTCGCCATCGTGATCAGCTGCCTGGGCTTGTTCGGGCTTGCTTCTTTCACGGCCGAGCAGCGTACCAAGGAGATCGGCGTTAGGAAAGTGCTGGGAGCTTCGGTAGCGAACCTGTGGGCATTGTTATCGGGTGACTTCGTGGTTTTAGTAGTGATATCCTGTGTTATTTCGGCACCCGTGGCTTATTATTTTCTCAATGGCTGGCTGCTCAAATACGAGTACCGGACCAATATTTCATGGTGGATATTCGTATCTGCCGCCGTCGGAGCGATACTGATTACGTTATTGACGGTCAGTTACCAGGCGATCAGGGCAGCATTGATGAACCCGGTGAAGAGTTTGAGAAGTGAGTGA
- a CDS encoding ABC transporter permease encodes MFTNYLKIAFRRLMSDKTHTAINVLGLALGMTSCLIIYIFVRYEMSFDGFHTQSENTYRIVEHSSQADGVQHWPTTAYPLAEAIRHDVPGVQVTQTAGPLTRIISSVDSKGNVSRFEENRLMFADQYYLQTFDFGKAVPGGIWLAGNAKTAFEQTNAVVLTQKLADRYFAEFEGHYEELIGKTLTLNNSDPLVVSGIIRNPPYNTNLLFEMLVNYQFFKNNNRYQAGNWSGNYEGTIYITLPAGTDPKGFEPRLAALKKKYMNAEDNMRVSYFLQPLADIHTNTLYEDFLGGYHVSRQMLWVLGSLAIFLILIASFNFINLTTAQASRRNKEVGVRKAVGSTQTQLFGQFIGETLVVAILAGIISVWALGFLLNWINASLSIINLDLRPDAAVWIFCAVLVLVVALFAGFYPATLLARFQPVKALKNAGNAQHQRFSLRQGLIVFQFCITYGLLAGTFVASRQMDFFMNKDLGFARDAVITVNGPRNQVQAKLEVFRQQLLRDPAIKEVSFSSGAPITENYFGTDFRLKSESSQMNRQAEMKVVDLKYQSLFGLQTIAGRWFSTSNIVPDGSAFNGFVVNETMVKNLGLTPETAIGKVVTISEGEAPILGVVKDFHNVSLQQPIVPCVLMCWNTGFFEQIHIRLQAAPGDHSLDLPKALQTIEGNWKQQFPQDVYQYAFLNESLAKGYIVEKLVFDAFRIFAAISIFIACLGLFGLITFTANQRTKEIGVRKVLGASVAGIVALLSKDFLKLVMIAIVIGIPITWFGLNQWLRNFEYKIGIEWWVFVAAGLLAIGIALLTVSYQSIRSALMNPVRSLKSE; translated from the coding sequence ATGTTCACGAACTATCTAAAAATTGCATTCCGGCGGCTAATGTCGGACAAAACACACACTGCTATCAATGTGCTTGGTCTGGCGCTGGGTATGACGAGCTGCCTAATCATTTACATTTTTGTGCGCTATGAGATGAGTTTTGACGGTTTTCATACCCAAAGTGAAAATACCTATCGCATCGTCGAGCATAGCAGCCAAGCCGACGGCGTACAGCATTGGCCTACTACGGCATATCCATTGGCAGAAGCGATCCGGCATGATGTGCCGGGTGTGCAGGTTACACAAACCGCCGGCCCGCTAACCCGCATTATCAGTTCAGTGGACAGCAAAGGTAATGTCAGCCGTTTTGAAGAAAACCGACTGATGTTCGCCGATCAGTACTACCTCCAAACTTTTGACTTCGGCAAGGCTGTCCCTGGTGGAATTTGGCTCGCCGGAAATGCCAAAACGGCTTTTGAGCAAACCAATGCCGTGGTACTGACCCAGAAACTTGCTGACCGCTACTTTGCCGAATTCGAAGGACATTATGAAGAGCTGATTGGCAAGACTTTAACACTCAATAATTCAGACCCGCTGGTGGTATCCGGTATCATCAGAAACCCGCCATATAACACCAATTTGCTGTTTGAAATGCTGGTTAACTATCAGTTTTTCAAAAATAATAACCGGTATCAGGCTGGTAACTGGTCGGGAAATTACGAGGGAACTATCTATATCACATTACCTGCCGGCACTGATCCGAAAGGATTTGAGCCGCGATTGGCAGCATTGAAGAAGAAATACATGAATGCAGAGGATAACATGCGGGTGAGTTATTTCCTGCAACCGCTTGCCGATATTCATACCAATACGCTCTACGAAGACTTTCTGGGCGGCTATCATGTGAGTCGTCAAATGTTGTGGGTGTTGGGAAGCCTGGCCATTTTTCTGATTCTGATCGCTTCATTCAATTTTATCAACCTTACAACCGCCCAGGCTAGTCGTCGGAATAAAGAAGTGGGCGTTCGCAAAGCAGTTGGCAGTACGCAAACGCAGCTTTTTGGGCAGTTTATTGGAGAAACGCTGGTGGTAGCGATTTTGGCAGGCATTATTTCGGTTTGGGCGCTGGGTTTTCTGCTAAACTGGATCAATGCATCCCTGAGCATTATTAATCTGGATCTTCGCCCGGACGCAGCGGTTTGGATTTTTTGCGCGGTGCTCGTCCTGGTGGTAGCATTGTTCGCGGGTTTTTATCCTGCTACTTTGCTGGCCAGGTTTCAACCCGTGAAGGCATTGAAAAATGCTGGTAATGCTCAGCATCAGCGGTTTTCGCTTCGTCAGGGATTGATCGTATTTCAGTTTTGCATTACCTACGGATTGTTGGCGGGTACGTTTGTTGCTTCGCGACAAATGGATTTTTTCATGAACAAAGACCTTGGTTTTGCGAGGGATGCCGTGATCACCGTCAATGGTCCGCGTAATCAGGTACAGGCCAAATTGGAGGTTTTCAGACAGCAACTACTACGCGACCCAGCCATCAAAGAGGTGAGTTTTTCGTCCGGCGCTCCGATCACTGAAAATTATTTTGGTACCGATTTTCGACTAAAATCTGAATCCAGCCAAATGAACCGGCAGGCGGAAATGAAAGTCGTTGATTTAAAATATCAGTCGCTTTTTGGTCTCCAAACCATCGCCGGTCGCTGGTTTTCGACTTCCAACATTGTACCCGATGGTTCCGCGTTCAATGGTTTTGTAGTGAATGAAACCATGGTCAAAAACCTGGGACTTACTCCTGAAACAGCAATCGGGAAAGTGGTGACGATCAGTGAGGGTGAGGCACCGATTTTGGGAGTCGTCAAAGACTTTCATAATGTGTCACTTCAGCAGCCCATTGTGCCGTGTGTGCTGATGTGCTGGAATACAGGATTTTTTGAACAAATTCATATCAGGTTACAAGCTGCTCCTGGGGATCATAGTCTGGATTTGCCCAAGGCGCTTCAAACGATCGAAGGCAACTGGAAGCAGCAATTTCCGCAAGACGTTTATCAGTACGCATTTCTGAATGAGTCTTTGGCCAAAGGTTATATTGTTGAAAAACTGGTTTTTGACGCATTCCGGATTTTTGCGGCGATCTCCATTTTTATAGCCTGCCTGGGATTATTTGGTCTCATTACCTTCACCGCCAACCAGCGAACGAAGGAAATAGGAGTTCGAAAAGTACTGGGCGCATCGGTGGCCGGTATCGTAGCACTTCTTTCAAAAGATTTCTTAAAACTGGTAATGATCGCAATCGTAATTGGCATACCTATTACCTGGTTTGGCCTAAACCAGTGGCTTCGGAATTTTGAATACAAAATAGGAATAGAATGGTGGGTCTTTGTCGCGGCAGGGCTGCTTGCTATTGGGATAGCTTTATTGACAGTGAGTTACCAAAGTATAAGATCGGCATTAATGAATCCAGTGAGGAGTTTAAAAAGTGAATAA